The DNA sequence CGTCGAGCGAAAGGTCCTCCCAGCGAACGCCGCGCCGGCGCGGATCATTCGGGTCCCGGAGGAGTTCGCCGACGCGGACGGCGGTGTACGCGAGGACGAACACCAGCGCCCGGTCACGAGCCGCCTTCAGCGCCGCGTAGCGTCCTCGCTGCTTGTCGAGGGGGTCAGTATCCTCTGGGAGTGTCGTGTACGCCTCGACGGCGTCGCGGGCCCGTTCGTCGACGTGGCGGGTGAGGGCGTGGCGCTGTTCGGACGTCCAGGCCTGCTGGTCGCCGGGCTTGCGGCCGTCGTCCTCCGGTAACGGCGCCATCGCACTCGCCCGCTGCGCGTAATGTGCTTCGAGATATCCTTCGTTGACGCACCAGCCACACCACGCAGAGATATAGCGGTAATAGGTTTGTACCGTGTTCTGCTTGAGTCCCCGATCTCCACCGAGATGTCGGGCGTACTCCCGGAACACGCGTTCGTCGAGATCGTCGAAGGTCGGCCCGCGGTCGACGTCGTCGGTAACGATCCCGGTCCAGTCGTCGGCGCCGCGGTCGCCGGCGGCCCACTCGGCGAACCGCTCGAGCTCGCGTCCAGCGTTACGTCGATAGTTCCCGCCGTCGCCACCGCGGCCTTTCCCCTTGTCCTGGAGGTAGCGCTCGAAGCTGTCGTCGAGCGGTGTCGAAAGCGCTCGTTCAGACATCAACCGGCCCTCCACCGTCCTGCGGGCCCGGTCTCGGCGCCTCTACCCCAGGGGAAGCGCCATTGTGAGGCGGTTGCAGCATTCGTGCTTCACCGACGGCGGCGGGGTACTTCAAAGTGGTCGTGATTACCAGTGTAATCAGAACCAAATGTAATATTCCTAATACCGCCAAATTCGACGGATTTGAGAGCTGTGGAGCGTATATCGGCAAGTATAAATCATATACCGCTATATCATTTTCCTGGCGTTGGAAGTTGAGACTACAGCGGGTTTAGCGGGGCTGTGATGCGTGGTCTCAGCCGAATCAGTGAACAGAAACTGCTTCAGATCTCTCTTCGTTCGCTTCTTCGTGTCGCACTAGCAACCAAATAGTCGTTTTCCCGAGATTCTCGATAGCGTTGCCACTCAGAAATCTGCGCTGACCCAGAGCGAGGACCCTGCTATCCGATTCCTGTCTCCTTCTTCAGCAGCGTCAATGTGTTCTCAGCCGTCACGACCGGCGCGTGCTCGTACTCACCAGTCAACTCGACTTGGACGAGTAAATCCACGGCTCGCCAAATCGAGTACAGCAGACACGCGAACGCGAAATAGAAGAAACGAAGCCCAAAATCCTTCGACGTGGTGGCAGCCATGAACCGTTTGATCGACTTGTACCCGCTCTCAATCTCCCAGCGGTAGCCATACTCCGCAAGGTGACCACTCCCCCGATTCGTCATGAACACCGAATACTGCCGGTGATCGTCGTGCTCTGAGTCCTCTTTCCGGCGGTAGATCAGCGTGGTCTCGTGCCACTCGTTCTTTCCGAGATGGAGTTTGCGGTCGGTTTCGTACCGATCCTGGTTACGCTGGAGTAACCGCTTGGCCTGGGCTTTTTCGCTGGTCTGCATCCGCTTGGGAACGACGTAGGACAGCCCCCGCTGGCTGATCATCTCCAAGACGTGCTGACTATCGAACTCCCGATCCATTAGGACGTTATCGACGTGAACGAGGTCTTCGGCGGAGTCGAGCAAGTCCTCGACGATCGCTTTGCGTGACTCGCCTTTCCGCACGGGGCGAGCATCGAGGACGAGCGGGACAGCGTTACCGACCAGCTGGACTGTCGCCCACTGGTACGCGTACTCGTGGGTCTTCTCCTTCGTTCCGATGATTTCGTTCTCGTGGTCGGTCCTGTCGCCGGTGAAGGGATCGGCTTCGGTGATGTCAATTGCGATGATGCCAGCCCGAAAGAACTGCTCTGTCTCCGCGACCTCGTTCAGGAGCCTATTAACTGCCTGTCGGTACATCTCTCGAACCTGTTCAATCGGAAGGTCACGAATGTGCTCGCGATGGGCGTGTCCCAGCGGTGTCCGGTCGCGGGTCGACTCGTAGACAAAACTACGAGCCCCCTCGTTAGCAGCCAGCCTCTCTCGAAGCCCCAGATAGGTCTGTAAGTCCCAGTAGGCGTTCTCGTGGATCTCACAGCCCTCACCTCGATCCAGCGAGAATGCCGGGAAGACGACACGGCTGACGTGGTCCGTAATCGATGCCGCTTCGTCAAGGACAGCTTGACCGTCTGGGTCCGATTCGTCCGCTTTATCCCCGTGAGATGGACGATGTCGGTCTGGATTCCGCGGAACAGTAACATCCGCGTTCTTGGCTTTGATGAGGATGGTTCGCGCGGCTGTCTTGACTGTACTGCGAAGCTCGGCAGTGAACCGTTTGTGCCAGCTGCGCCACAGCGTCGACTGGTCTGGAACGGTCTCTAGACCGAGTCGGCCGCAGAGATCAGGGCGTTGAGCGAGATACTCGACGAGGGCAGTCTCGTGTTCCCACCCGTGGATTTCTTTGAGTATGAACCCGCGGAACAGGTGTTCCATCTCGTACTGAGTCGCCGAAGTATAGCGATCATGTGGTGCGAACTCAAGATAAGTCACCGGCAGTCGACAAACGAAGTCCTCCACTGACTCGTGAGCGTTATGTTCGAACCAGACGCTCGCTACTTTTCGAACGTCTTCCTCAACGGCGGCCAACGTACTTCGATCGTAGAATGGTGTTGAGTTGTAGCTGGGCCAGTCGTAGTGA is a window from the Halobaculum magnesiiphilum genome containing:
- a CDS encoding transposase; the protein is MTATRDSQRTVFRHIARDPHYDWPSYNSTPFYDRSTLAAVEEDVRKVASVWFEHNAHESVEDFVCRLPVTYLEFAPHDRYTSATQYEMEHLFRGFILKEIHGWEHETALVEYLAQRPDLCGRLGLETVPDQSTLWRSWHKRFTAELRSTVKTAARTILIKAKNADVTVPRNPDRHRPSHGDKADESDPDGQAVLDEAASITDHVSRVVFPAFSLDRGEGCEIHENAYWDLQTYLGLRERLAANEGARSFVYESTRDRTPLGHAHREHIRDLPIEQVREMYRQAVNRLLNEVAETEQFFRAGIIAIDITEADPFTGDRTDHENEIIGTKEKTHEYAYQWATVQLVGNAVPLVLDARPVRKGESRKAIVEDLLDSAEDLVHVDNVLMDREFDSQHVLEMISQRGLSYVVPKRMQTSEKAQAKRLLQRNQDRYETDRKLHLGKNEWHETTLIYRRKEDSEHDDHRQYSVFMTNRGSGHLAEYGYRWEIESGYKSIKRFMAATTSKDFGLRFFYFAFACLLYSIWRAVDLLVQVELTGEYEHAPVVTAENTLTLLKKETGIG
- a CDS encoding phage integrase SAM-like domain-containing protein, which gives rise to MSERALSTPLDDSFERYLQDKGKGRGGDGGNYRRNAGRELERFAEWAAGDRGADDWTGIVTDDVDRGPTFDDLDERVFREYARHLGGDRGLKQNTVQTYYRYISAWCGWCVNEGYLEAHYAQRASAMAPLPEDDGRKPGDQQAWTSEQRHALTRHVDERARDAVEAYTTLPEDTDPLDKQRGRYAALKAARDRALVFVLAYTAVRVGELLRDPNDPRRRGVRWEDLSLDDGSMDVYRKKQQWDAASLPDPVISPLRSYRQLMDPPTERWPVFPTFDQRTLAELVQDEFSDRGERPEGITERRDEYARDLLLALNQDIQPPSITTDGARSILQRLSETAEIEIDHPKHDYLAPHGGRRGMGEVLVRAFGYTVAARYLDNSEEMVRERYSHIEAGELGDVATEALEEVDSANFSQSDL